The Cryptomeria japonica chromosome 2, Sugi_1.0, whole genome shotgun sequence region CAACCCCACATTTATAGTAACTTGATAGTATCAATTCCTTTATCTTCCTAAAGGTACAAATGTTATGATAATGTCTTAAAATCTTTTATCCTTGATTGGTTGTCCACATGCCATGCCCTATTTCCATCACACATGCTCTTTACATCACACATTTTATTTGAAAAATCCTAATTGAAATCGTGGGTTAGCATTATGATTCCACATGTTTTAAATTTTGAGACAATTATTTTTCATTATAAAAGGAGCAAAACAATGGTGCTGACCCTATACAAAGATAGGCCAAATAGGCCACTTACAACTAGTCAAGAACATACCTATgagagaaaaagccaaaattgacATATTTCACCTATAGTGATTGAATATGAAATTACTCTAATGACTTTCATTTTCAATCGATTAttgataatatttaaataaattcaaaatattatttaaatatttcacCTATATcgattgaaaaagagattactaTGGTGACTTCCGTTCTCAATCAATTATGATAATATTCCAATAAAtccaaaatattatcaaaatatttCACCTATATAGATTGAAAATGAAATTACTCTAGTAACTAGGTGGAATTAGTTAGTTGTGccaaatattttttaatatcaacATAATATTTACTATGTGCAATAAATATGATCTTGTTTTAAGACAAAAAAAGGGAAAGGGTCGTGATGTAATTTTCACTCTTAAAGGAATTGGTTAGGAAGTTTTATTACGTTAATCCCATCTCCAACTACAAGATCAAGTTTGAGTAGGAAAGGTAAGTTGGGCTCTACTAAAAGTGGGTTGATTTGAACTCAATTGAGGTTTCTTATAAAGAGAAGTTTTTTTCTCTTCTTATAAACTAAtatgttagatactataggttcattttatgagctgtgaccagattcccagggttctttcctccaatatgctctttgaatcctatgtaaaaaataaaaaatattaacaaaaaagtttAGTgcaataatccacttttattgaaaatatatatatatatatatatatatatatatatatatctggaaGAGAGGAAGGAGAGTCACATGTGATCGGCATTGATGTATCAAAATGATTGAATGCTCAAGAATATAATTAATGATTCGCCAACTTTCAAGAGATGACATTCATGAATATCCATCATATGAATAATGGTGTAGCTGATTATTTGGCTAAGATGGGTATTTTCCAATTTCACTTTTCTGTAAAGCAAGCATTCATCCCTCACAATGGAGTAATAGTGCGATCATTAAACATGATATGCCTTAGTTCACCGCCTCCTCTAAATTTTTGTCCCCTATCCAATAATCGATATAAATTGTTGCTTTGGCAATATTTTTATGGCTTTAACATCTATTTCTTCAGTTTGAATATACATGCAAGAGGTAAATGCTTAAGCAAGGGAAACGTACCGTCATTCATTTAAATGAGTGCTTTGGTCTTCCTCAGTTTGGGAGGCTGTAAGCTTATAGTGCAGTTTCAGACTAGCGTTTTCAATGGGCCTGGCTTAAACAGCACACTCTAAGCGTTGATCATGCGTAGGTGGCTGATGTGGGGCTCAACCGTCATCTGTGCCCTCACTGCTGCCGTTAACTCATTCCGTTTGGTAAATGCtcttgaatttgaaattttaaacctCCCGCCCAGATTCACATATGTCAAGTTGCCGCGCTGCAGGAGTAAATGGGCTAAGGAGATTAGAGAGATACTGTAGTCAGAAATGGGAATGCTCTGGTCGACATGTATGCAAAACGTAGATGCAAAGATGAGGCACGTGAACTACTTGGCCGAATGCCTCAAAATCTCTCATGGTATGTTACgattgcaggatatgcagaaaatgggtttgttgaaaaggctttagaaactttcaagcaaatgcaatctacAGGCGTATCAACCCTTGCCACCGTCCTCACTGGCTGTGccgaaatgggagctttggaacaggttaTGCGCTTCATATGTCGTAGTTGCGACTACCCAGGTAGACATGTTTGCAAatagtggaacaataaaaaatgcaCGCGAACTTTTTGACAATGTGCCTCAAAGAAATTTGGTCTCATTGAATTCCATTGTTGCAGGATATGAACAAAGTGGATTTGTTTACAAAGATTTATAAGCTTCCAGAAGTATATGAAATTGATAGCTGTGAACCTAGTATTCTCCCCGCCTGTGCCAAATTACATTATGGACATCCATCAACAGATAATGAAAGGGGTATTGTTGTCAAATATTATAGTTTTGAAATGCTCTGATGggcatgtttggaaaatgtggaagaatAGAAAAAGTTCGTGAACTGTTTAACAAAATGCCTCGAAGAAACGTGGGCTCATGGAATTCAGATATTTACCAGATATGCATGAAATGGATTTTGGAAGGATGCTCTCAAAAtgtttgaattaatgaagcactctAGAACATATCGTAACATTCTGAGTTCTGCTCGCGTGTCTTATGTGCATGCTGCCATTCAGGTTTAGTGGATGAGGGTTGTACATTTTTAATCACACAAGTAACCTTTATCGCATTATCCTACAATTTATGGTTTGAGCTTCTCAGCTTAACCTGAGTATCTTGAGGACAACCTAAACTTTTTGATTAAGATGTCAATTTAATACGCGGGAGTTGTGTGGATGTGTTTTCTTGGTGCCTGGTCACATATGATTATAGGCTTAAGAGTATTTATAATGATTTTTTCTGATTTGGATCTTAAAAGTGttatgacttattatgcaaatgtTGAAAGATGGAGTGAGGTTTAAATGGTAAAGAGATtaataaatgataaagaaattaaaaatatttctagATATAGTTAGATTAAGATATAGATCACATTTACAGACATaggagatatgtgcaaagttgaaGAGATTGACTTAGAAGATGAAGGCAATAGGGCATTCCCTAAATTCAAGACACTTAATTGGTGATGTGAAAAAGTAGAGAAAATAATTATTTCTTTGCCACCATAATGAAAAGTTGGCAATTACTTTTGGTTCGTTAGATGTACCCCTAGAACAACTATTATAGTTGTTATAAGAGCCTTTGATATGTGTTGATCACCAACTGTTTCCATCATTTTAAATAGGTAGAATGTTCTTGTGGAGATTATTGGTAATGCTAAATGAAGTGATTTGAAATATAGACTCACACTATAATAATGTGCACTATATCGCACCTATAATAATGAAGGAACAAGATTCTTTTCTCTAGAAGAAAGTAAAAAATTGGTTTTGTTTTAGTTTTGGATAGTTGACAATCTAGAGTATGGTGTTGGCTTTGTAAAATTAGATACATAGAGTGTATATACACTATTTGAGTATTTATCAAAAATGTCTTTTATGATAACATGGAcatttaatagaattttttttagaCTCTTGCATATGTATGAAATGAAAAGTTGGATCTTGAGGTGGAGAAAAAAATTACACTTTCTACTTTGTATAGTTCTTTTGCTTGGATTAGTTGTTGGAATGAGACATCACAAATCAATTGAAGGGGCAATAAGTGCATAAGACATGGGCATGTAATTGATTGACTAACTAACTAGGAGCATCTAATCATATATGACAGTGTCTAAAATGTGTATGTCTATCTTCTTAGTTACTTGAAACAACATCAAATTCTATAACATTGTAAATAATCATCTCTCTACCTATTATGGTAGGATATAATGAATGAATAATCTTTGAATGTTGGTTatctttcataaaaaaattgatatgataactatcttctaccttagcagcAACCCCTTTTTTCTATTTGACAGTATTTGGACAACCTATTATCATCACTAATTGTGTAGCTAGGATATTGATTATAAATGTGATTGATGTTGAATCTATTATGGTTTTTGAAGTACCTTTAAATTTTTAAGATTATCCCATACATAGGAAATAAGGGTTTAAGGATAGGACAACCCTTCTTGATTGTTAAATTGCTCTAGTAACACCATTTCTTCCATGGCACTTTGACTATAGAAATTGTATTAATACCCCCTTGGTAGTAAAAACATGATGAGTACCCTAAATTAATTTTTAGAATGGGACATGATAGTATCCACAACTTCATGAAATTATAAGGTCATCTAGATAAGATTTTAGTATCACAAGATTGGTGTGATTATTCTTATTACCATAGTGTACTACTGCATTTAGGAATATTGTTTATGACTACACAATGAAGTAtttcatcatgtcatataggtaaCTTTTTACTATCACAAGATCAAGGTGTGATTAATCTTATGACCATAGTGTACTAGTCCTTTTAGGATCATTGTTTATCATTGTCATAGGTGAACCCGATTTCAACAGTGGGAATCCCACTCGAGGGCATTTGGTCCAAATGAAAATATACAGCCTACGAATAAGACCTTGATGAAAGGGGGATTTTCCCTTAACAACACCTCTAGAGATAGATTGAGACAAGGAAAATAAAACCAAATAAGGAAATTCCATTCTTACCCCATGGTTCAGGTGGTTCAAAATAGGGAAGAGCTGAAGGTGAAATCTCGTCTTCCTACCATCGAGTGTGAAGTATTTCATGAAGAGAAGTGTAGCCTCCTTCCAAATAATTGGGAGTGCCTCATGACTGTAGCCACTTTGCAATTTAGAAATCCCTTCACTAGGTTGGAAGAACCTATTAAAATATTCCTTATAATTACCCTTATGTTTTTTGGGAAAGGGGATGCCATATAGAGCCAACCCAATAGTTTTCATTATGGTTTATTTGATACCACAAAAGTAATGCTCCCAATCTTCACATCACCATTGTTCCAGTCTTGAACGAAGGCCATGGATAATTTGGGGTCATGACCTATCATGCCCTCCACATAAGAGTCCAGATTTCCCTTAATAAACTTGCTCTAGAGTTTGCCATTATTTTTGAACTTAGAGCACTCATCTAGTTCAACCATATTTCCCTGAATAACCTTGCTCCAAAGTTCACTATCTTATTGTTGTTGTAGTAGTCTTAGGTTGCCATTTATTGTTAATAATATGGTTGTTCTCAAATGATGTGGACTATTCTACCTAGTTTCACAACATATCTCTCTTTCTCAGTAGACTATAACCCTCATGATAAATTTTTTTACACTTTATAACCATAGGGTTGGTAAGGAAGAGATAACTCACTATCTAGAGTTTGTTGAAAGTACTTTCAATATTTTTTTCAATTACTATGAGAGCTAAATGTGAACCACCAAATAAAACAATCATCTTTGCTATGTAGAACTCTCATGtagaatgatgaacaattgtatTTCTCTCCACAACTATACGTACACCCTAATGGTGAAATGCTAACTAATACAAAATAAGCTTCTTTATGGATTCAATGAATTTCTTGAATCTAAGCAATGGTGTTGACCTTTAAATAAGAAATTCCAACTACATAAAGAAAACCAAATGTATTCTACATGATTATACTTGCATGCATCTTTAAAAATAAACAACTATACTAAAATAAATCACAATTGTTTTTTAAGGAATCTCACAAAAAGTAACACTTGTAGATCTATTATCCTTGCCCATGGTTGAAGAGGTATGCATTTAAaacttattttatatttaattcctAATATGTTAGGACACATTTATCAAGATTTGCGTAGGGTTTTCATAACTATGATTCTTCTTTAGCATTGAGATTTAAAATGAGTTGTAAATCACTACAGCTAGTTAACTCTAATATTAAAATACAACAACAAATGATGTTTTAGGAATTTAAATCCACATTCAAATACTAATTACACATAGTCAAAGTATACTTTTTTCTTTGTGATAACTATAGGGGGTTTGATATCATACATCACATATGTTGGACCTTGTAATATATGTTACACACCAaaaaatttcctcatatagtttttcCTACTTGATAATTGTAGCTTTGTAATGATAACTAGGTGAGGATTTTTTTAAAAGTCTCATTAAGCACTCAAATTGAGAATTCTAGTGATACTAACTTGGCAACTAGCTAAGAAAGAAAATGCAAACAAGAGGTGGATTTTAGAACCCAAGTCAAATCTCAATACCACAAAATTAATATTTCATATCAAAAAATTCTAACTAGCTCAATTATTTAGATCTCACAATATAATAAACTCATCAAGAACCAAGGAAAAATAGAACACTTAAAGCTAGGAGAACATTTGATcaataaaattgaaaagaaaaaaaggattcatcatttttttttggaaaaatggagGTTTTATGCAAGGCACAACATATCTTTAGCTAGAATTGTAGGTAATTAGTAAGGAAAAAGAATAATATAATTATGTATTATTAGGATGAAAATTATCTTTCCAAGTGTGTGCAGATGCGCATTTAAGTAGTATTGCTAAAAAAAGTAGATAGAACCAAATATTTCTTCCATCGAATTTCACAAGGAAGAAAATAGCTAGAGTAAGTTTGTCGCTTAAAGAACAAGAACTTGATGTATTTTATCAAATTACTTCCAACAATTAAAATTTGTTAGATCAAGAACTTGAAAGAATCATGAAGTAGGAAAGTGATCATAgaaatattgtttataaataagactaGAAAGAAAAATAATGGAAAATATATAAAATGTGCCTTAATGTTGAACGAGGCTATATTAGATGCACTCCCTATTCAACCACATTCTTGATAGGTGCTCAAGGTCACTTCTACGGTACCAATAAAGTATATGCCTACATAGGTCAAAATTTATTTAGAGCTAACTATCTAAACCCCATGGATATATTGTCAAAGTAAGTATCACCAAAACTCTTTGAGGTAAAATGTAATAGACTTGACTAGAACCACTACCCCTTTACAAGGTTCAATGATGTAAAGTCTTTAATAATGCCatagtaattttttaattaggtatATCATGGCTTTCTCCATGCTTCCACAACTTACTATGTCTTTCTCTTGGGCCCAAGGATTTTAGGTCTCCATATAATCATGTACTTCTTAAGATAAAATACTAATTTATGAACCTCCATTATTCTCCATTTAGTCTTTTCCATTCTTTCTCTCATTAAGCATTGAGTATTCACCATCCCCAATTCTTAATTTGGGGGTTCACTTTTCCTTTAAGTCTCAAAATCTTGGGCTTTTAGTATTTCCCCTACACATTTCCCTCTCTCCACATCCCTTCTCCCTTGCTCCTTATGGGGCTCATACTTGTATGGTTACTGATACCATCAAACTCGAAAAGTTATTTAAGGTATGTGTTAAAACTAATCACTAACCCTTGAAATTCTTCCACCCTATTTTCCTAGTTATTTTCAGTTCCAGCATTAGGAACACTacattaattatccctaattcatTTCTCTCAAGTCATAcacttttggatttttctattttcctttacCAAAAACTACATCTATAATTCTATATCCCTAATACCTAATCCCTTTCCTTTAGCTTTTCATCCATATCATTTAGTGGTATTATATTTACCCGCACCTTGATCCCACTGCCTCTTCCATTAATATTAAGTATCCCCTTTGCCAATTCTTTCTCCTCTTTGCATATTTTCCTTTCACACTcctaaaaaattaaatacaaacttCTTAAAAGTAAGTCACTATGTGCTAATTCTAAACCCTAGTTCTCAAGTACGGTTTCTTAAAAATTTAAATACAAACTTCTTAAAAGAAAAACTAAGATGGTGCATTAAAGAATGCCCTAAGCATGACGAAGTGTGGAAATAATTGAGtgacttatttttgataaatttctaTTGATCTAATGtataaataaaaaaacataaataaaatatccAAGATGACAAAAACTAAGGAGCAATTAGTAAAACATAATGAACAAATCTCTAAAAGTATGgttagaaaactagaagaaaccttaacataaaagaaataaatcgaacaatttatttaatgattaaCCCCTCACATTATAATAAAAATAGATGAGAAtatttcctatttcctcttcatatAAGGATGTTGTAGAATTGATCACCGATTCTAGTCAAATATATAGAACAAAAATtagtagaaaaggataaaaaataataCTTTCAAATTAGAATGGGAAATATAATGTTGAGAAGTAAAGTTTGATCGAGATTCGAAAGATTATGGTAGGGAAGGACAAATGTTCATAATCAAAGGCACTACATTTTGCCTCTACATTTTGGATACATGTATCTCTTTAATCTCCTATCCTTGGTGCTTTTAGCCCATTTACTCCTGCAGCGCAGCAACTTGACATATGTGGATGGGCGGGaggtttaaaatttcaaattcaggAGCATTTAACAAACGGAATGAGTTAACGGCAGCAGTGAGGGCACGGATTACGGCTGGGCCCCACATCAGCCACCTAAGCGCGGTCAGcgcttagtgtgtgctgtttaaggcTAGCCCTATGCAATGCACCTTCACTTCAATTCTTACTGTTAAAGCCTTGAATTCCCTACTGTGTCACCTCACTTTGGTCTAAAACATTAACTACTTTTTTTAATCTTTCTTTCTACATCGATAAGACGATAACCTTCAAGTTATTTTGAGTTGGGAATTTTAAAATGTCCAGCGTGTTTATACTTCTCTCGATCTTAAAGAATGGTGTTGATGCAAAATTCAATAAGGATCTGAACGCAAGCCTGAATCTAAATGAACGAAAAAAACGTTACACGAAGTACATAAAAACAAATGTGTAGAATGCGTATATCAATTATATTCCAATATTGAGaatgtgaaaatatatatatatatatatatatatatgtggaggAGTGTACACAAATAGGTGTTGACAAATTCAATAAGAATCTGAACGCAAGcctgaatctaaatgaatgaaaaCAAGTTACACAGAGCACATAAAAACAACTGTTAGAATGCAAATATCAATCATATTCCAATATTGAGAATGTGAAAAAAAAGATGATATATAGGTGTGTATATACAGGTACATAAATTAGATAGATGACATGTCCAAGAGGTGAGCTAACTCAATCTATATAATCAAAAACATATAATGAGTTTAACATTCAAATCACTCAATCAAGAGGTCAAGAGTTGAACTATCAATCAATAGGAGTTAATTAACTACTACAAAGGTGGCTTTGACTAATCAAATGAACGTAATATAAAGTAAAAAACATCCCAGCAAGCACTTCAAAGCTTTGTTACCTTATCACAAGGCATATTCAAGAGAATACTAAGATAAAATTACAAGCATTCTGATCAAAATATATTAAAACAATTTATGTCAGATGTGAACATCAAAAAGAGCTTTCTAATGCCTATGACAAAATAAAAAACTTGGCAGATGTGTTTCTATTCAGATCGTTCACAAACAAACAACAAAGACAAAGgttaaaaaatctattaaaaaaacaCACAAGTTACACAAACTACATACAAGCAACAAATTATGCAAAATGCAAGTTattatatttatatcaagattGAACTGCATTGTTTTTAACAATTTGATTGCAAAACCGTGCAATTGAATcttaaataaactttaaaaaacTCCTATTCAAAATGCAAGTATCAACCATTCTCCAATTTCAAAAATGTGAATAAACAACAATTCTTTTATATAAAGATTAGGCTGCATGGTTTTTTGGTCAAAACTCATTGACTAAAAAACTATGCAATTGAATCCTGATCTAACTATCAGGATTTAACACACTGCCTAAACAAAAATGCCTTCTAGTCAATATGCAAGCATCAACCAAATTCCAATTTCAAAAATGTGAGAAAATACAATTCAAAAAAATGCACAGAAATATATAAGCCTCGAGAAGATAACTTTTTTCACGAGAACTCTCAAACAGAAGGTAAGTAGACTCGATCTAAAGTCGAGATTTAAATTGTCAATTACTAGCTCAACTCAATTTGACAGAGACAAAGATGACACCTACGAGTTGATAGAGGCCTACCACGTCATTATTAGTTATTGATAGGTTATGTAATTGGTTATAATCTTGGTTGTGGTTAGAACCAATAAACCCAATAGAATCATGTAAAGATAAAATATTATTAGATATGTAAATCAACACAAGCAAATCAATTTACATATACAAGCCActaaacagatcaagaaaaactcAGGCTATATGCACTTGGAATAAGCTAAAATTCCAACCTAAAAGAAGCATGCAACCCCCATTATATGGGGAGCTGATTAAAACAAAAATATTATAGTCAAATACATTTAGAGTAAGCTTCACATCTACGCAGAATGAAATGTATATATTTTCATGTGAAACTGAAATGATACAGTTTGTGTAGTTCTAGTCAATGCTCGAATATAAAGGCTATTTTTTAACTCCATTAATACAAGTTGaatacatctccaaatcattatTAGACCAAGAGACGCTCATCAAATTAAAAACAATGATAAAGAAGATGGTGAGAATAGCCCAGCACTGTTTTGCTTGAACTAGACCCATAAAATCTAAATAATCATCTGTCTTTCAGCTCTTCTTCAAATTTCAGCAATTTAGCCTGAATCGGTGATAAGAATGATTTCAGATCTTTTATAATTTTACTTCTTTCAGAATCTGGAATAATCCTGTCGTCCAAAGTCACCTCCAACTACATAACAAAGAGAAAATTATATCGTTATTAGGATATCTGATGATCAAgacttttaaattcaaaatttcattcGTTTATTGGCAGCTAAAATTAAATACATGTTCTCTTAAAAAAGCCTAACAACCCTAGCAAGTGAGTGAAATTTTATTTTAGAGAAGAATAATATAAAACAAGAACTATAAGGTAACCATCTGTGAGCATATACCCATAAGACTAAGAGTATGTTATCAACACAGATCATCCAAAAACTGGCACATTTGTGTTGGAAGCAAACTGTTTTGAGGCATCGCATCATCATGTTTAAACTCAAAGCATTCCAAATCATCCTTCTAAACCCTTCAAAGCAATAAAAAAAAAACGTTTAGTTTCAATGCATTGAGATAGTAAACTCCTTTCACGCCCATATCATTATTTTGGAAATACCATCCATAGTGGCCAGCTAATCGGGTGAATTCAACGAATGAACATGTCTCAGCCAATGCAAGCACCTAAATACTGACAAACTGTCCGTGTCAACAATGCAACTACGAAGTCAATAATAATTAATTCAACATATGGTTGCAGACAACACAAGTATATTTGCTCTATATGAAACATTTCTGGGTTTGAACCTAGCATAAGTAATTCAAAATCAATGTTGTATAGGAGAAAGGACCCAGTAGCTGCCCTTGTACCAATAACCACTCACCTCTTGCACACCTAATCCCCCAACTAATATCTTTACGAATAATCAATACATTAAAATTAAAAACCTACTAAAATATCCCACATGAAAAAATAGTTGCCCACTTGTGCGTGTGTACCAGTATTCAAATAAACACTGAATATTGAATTAGTGGAGTTGTGCAACTTTTTTGGTAACCGTAGCACACAGTtactagggcatttgtgcataGGTATTGATCAATTCACAATTTTTTTGGGTGGTTGTAGCACATGGTTATTGGGGAGTCTATGAATAGGTACGATGCAACAGCTCTAAAAGACCACTTCTGAACCTTTCTGCACATAACAACCAGTTCCATGGTCAAGGTACCTATCCAGAAGCTGAAACAACAGCTTTAGGTTCTTGAGTCGCATACAAAGAAACTCAAAAAAAACTCGTAAAAATCCAATGTACTGTTTAGGAGCTTTGGGTGCACAAAGTTAGGGTGGGCAACTACTGGGCCCTTTCCCGTaacttaaaattaaaatataaaaatttatcaCTAGAATTTGGTCCGCAAAAGCTTTTCTTCCTGGGAAAGTACAGTTTTTTGCTCAGGCATATTTGCTGCAAAATCATTGTTTTATCATGTGAAGAACAAGTCTTCAGGTTCAGTAAATGAAATTAAATTATTC contains the following coding sequences:
- the LOC131065211 gene encoding pentatricopeptide repeat-containing protein At1g08070, chloroplastic-like, with the translated sequence MYAKRRCKDEARELLGRMPQNLSWYVTIAGYAENGFVEKALETFKQMQSTGVSTLATVLTGCAEMGALEQVMRFICRSCDYPGYEQSGFVYKDL